In Onychostoma macrolepis isolate SWU-2019 chromosome 06, ASM1243209v1, whole genome shotgun sequence, one DNA window encodes the following:
- the ip6k2a gene encoding inositol hexakisphosphate kinase 2a — MSPAIEGMQTEPQGYLGKGVLLEPFVHQVGGHSCVLRFGEQTICKPLIPREHQFYRSLPAAMRKFTPQYRGVVSVSFEEDEEGNLCLIAYPLHSELGDLENVDPSADLEPNNKIKWVSKMLLDNEGYSKDRSRHARKDKDKSVKREEELEWLKQAEVFYYSLERSNAAGPQLKHNPWSLKCHQQQLQRMKDNAKHRNQYKFILLENLTWRYTVPCVLDLKMGTRQHGDDASEEKKAVQIRKCQQSTSASIGVRLCGMQVYHSDTGQLMFMNKYHGRKLTLSGFKEAIFQFFHDGRRLRRELLSPVLRRLRDMQAALEACESYRFYSSSLLIIYDGDPPRSRHSAEDGLSEEEEEDDDEEEEEEEEEEEEEEGGAFGFPHDAGAASSSSNSGACGGTSSSAVVRRMARPDSGPVVDVRMIDFAHTTCRHYGEDSVVHEGQDSGYIFGLENLITIISQLEDHSTD; from the exons ATGAGCCCAGCCATCGAGGGGATGCAGACAGAGCCGCAGGGGTATTTGGGGAAAGGGGTGCTCCTTGAGCCCTTTGTGCACCAGGTGGGGGGACACTCGTGTGTGCTCCGCTTCGGGGAGCAGACGATATGCAAGCCCCTCATCCCCCGGGAGCACCAGTTTTACAGGAGCCTCCCTGCGGCTATGCGGAAGTTTACACCGCAATATAGAG GTGTGGTGTCGGTGAGTTTCGAGGAGGATGAGGAAGGAAATTTGTGTCTTATTGCGTACCCTCTGCACAGTGAGCTTGGGGACTTGGAGAACGTGGACCCCTCGGCAGACCTGGAAcccaataacaaaataaaatgggtCAGTAAGATGCTGCTGGACAATGAGGGCTACAGCAAGGACCGGTCCAGACACGCTCGGAAGGATAAGGACAAGAG TGTCAAACGCGAGGAGGAGCTGGAGTGGCTCAAGCAGGCCGAGGTGTTCTACTACAGCCTGGAAAGGAGCAATGCTGCCGGCCCTCAGCTCAAGCACAACCCCTGGAGCCTCAAGTGCCACCAACAACAACTGCAGAGGATGAAGGATAATGCAAAACACCGCAATCAATACA AATTCATCCTGTTGGAGAACCTGACATGGCGCTACACAGTTCCATGTGTGCTTGATCTGAAGATGGGCACGAGGCAGCACGGGGACGACGCATCTGAAGAGAAGAAGGCTGTCCAGATCCGCAAGTGTCAGCAGAGTACATCCGCCAGCATCGGAGTGCGCCTCTGCGGCATGCAG GTCTACCATTCAGACACAGGGCAGCTCATGTTCATGAACAAGTACCATGGCCGTAAGCTGACCCTGTCTGGCTTCAAAGAGGCCATCTTTCAGTTCTTCCATGACGGGAGGCGCCTAAGACGCGAGCTCCTGTCGCCGGTGCTGCGGAGGCTGCGAGACATGCAGGCGGCCCTGGAGGCCTGCGAAAGCTACCGCTTTTACTCCAGCTCGCTCTTGATAATATACGACGGAGACCCTCCGCGATCACGCCACTCCGCAGAGGATGGCCTTtcggaagaggaggaggaagacgacgatgaagaagaagaggaggaagaggaggaggaagaagaagaggagggtGGTGCTTTTGGATTCCCTCACGACGCAGGTGCGGCCAGCAGCAGTAGCAACAGCGGTGCTTGTGGCGGCACCAGCAGCTCTGCTGTGGTGCGACGCATGGCCAGACCAGACAGCGGCCCGGTGGTGGACGTTCGCATGATTGACTTTGCTCACACCACGTGTCGGCACTATGGCGAGGACAGTGTAGTCCACGAGGGCCAGGATAGCGGTTACATCTTCGGATTGGAGAACCTCATCACCATCATTTCGCAACTAGAGGACCACAGCACAGATTAG